From the genome of Gracilibacillus salitolerans, one region includes:
- a CDS encoding Ig domain protein group 2 domain protein: MLKKWTYLFVAFMCLFVAFAPTLDAEGPLDPAPEIAPNGSTNGLSVLFDNTHAQTAGAADWVIDGAFSDFAEAIAEEGYYVQELRKEGRFTLSDLNDYDVFVIPEANIPFSDQEQEAMVDYVEQGGSIFFIADHYNADRNKNRWDSSEAFNGYRRGAWSDPALGMSQEEEDSFYMQDVSSSDWLSDHFGMRIRYNALGNVHSDVIVSPSQSFNITDNVNTITMHAGSTIAITDPDKAKGIVYIEETNEAWSHAVDQGVYDGGGMDEGPYVAIGKYNLGKVALIGDSSPVEDITPKYKREETGGTKTTYDGFYDQDNHVLLINLINWLAEQEDYSSFDQVAGIDLDEETSLLSMENPISSTEPESEPWSEPASDYKWWNRSTFKEGSYGYADSDDPNEPVDGVTESFDNGSKAAYAADDVTLASGSWHFDNALLGSLSSDKKNGTQSSRIRANGTISMNFDVNRAESVKVEHANFGNDSGANWSLEKSTNGGATWTSVAGPYSSGSSLGSETIQVNESSMVRFRIVVGGTSGERINVDDFTIIDE, from the coding sequence ATGTTGAAAAAATGGACTTACTTGTTTGTCGCATTTATGTGTCTTTTTGTAGCGTTTGCTCCAACACTTGATGCTGAGGGACCATTAGATCCAGCTCCAGAAATAGCTCCTAATGGTTCAACAAATGGTTTATCTGTCTTGTTTGATAACACACATGCACAGACTGCAGGTGCAGCAGATTGGGTAATTGACGGAGCATTTTCTGATTTTGCTGAAGCAATTGCGGAAGAAGGATATTATGTCCAAGAGTTACGTAAAGAAGGGCGATTTACCTTAAGTGATTTAAATGATTATGATGTGTTTGTCATACCAGAAGCAAATATTCCTTTCTCCGATCAAGAACAAGAGGCAATGGTAGATTATGTGGAGCAAGGTGGGAGTATTTTTTTCATTGCAGACCATTATAATGCTGATCGTAATAAGAACAGATGGGATTCTTCGGAGGCGTTTAATGGATATCGACGTGGTGCATGGTCAGATCCGGCATTAGGTATGAGTCAGGAGGAAGAGGATTCTTTTTATATGCAAGACGTTTCAAGTTCCGATTGGTTAAGTGACCATTTTGGTATGCGGATACGTTACAATGCATTAGGTAATGTTCATTCAGACGTTATCGTTTCACCTTCCCAGTCATTTAATATTACGGATAATGTTAATACGATCACTATGCATGCTGGATCGACAATTGCTATTACGGATCCAGATAAAGCAAAAGGCATTGTATATATAGAGGAAACAAATGAGGCATGGTCCCATGCTGTAGATCAAGGTGTGTATGATGGCGGTGGAATGGACGAAGGGCCCTATGTAGCGATAGGTAAATACAACTTAGGAAAAGTAGCATTGATAGGTGATTCATCACCAGTTGAGGATATTACTCCAAAATATAAAAGGGAAGAAACAGGTGGTACGAAAACAACATATGATGGCTTCTATGATCAAGATAATCATGTACTACTGATTAATTTAATTAATTGGTTAGCTGAACAAGAGGATTACTCATCATTTGATCAGGTAGCAGGTATAGACTTAGATGAGGAAACCTCTTTGTTAAGTATGGAAAACCCAATAAGCTCAACTGAACCGGAATCAGAGCCATGGAGTGAGCCAGCTAGTGATTATAAGTGGTGGAATCGTTCAACTTTTAAAGAGGGTTCCTATGGATATGCGGATAGTGATGATCCAAATGAACCAGTGGATGGAGTCACTGAAAGCTTTGACAATGGGAGTAAAGCTGCTTATGCAGCAGATGATGTAACATTAGCATCAGGTTCATGGCATTTTGATAATGCATTGTTAGGATCTTTATCTTCAGATAAGAAAAACGGAACACAATCTAGTCGTATTCGTGCGAATGGAACAATTTCGATGAATTTTGATGTGAACAGAGCAGAAAGTGTGAAGGTGGAGCATGCCAATTTTGGCAATGACAGTGGAGCAAATTGGAGTTTAGAAAAGTCTACAAATGGAGGAGCAACTTGGACAAGTGTCGCTGGTCCCTATAGTAGTGGAAGTTCATTGGGATCTGAGACGATTCAAGTAAATGAATCAAGTATGGTTAGATTCCGAATTGTTGTAGGCGGAACATCTGGGGAACGTATTAACGTGGATGATTTTACTATAATTGATGAATAG
- a CDS encoding phosphate/phosphite/phosphonate ABC transporter substrate-binding protein produces MLKKLWCLLVITLIAFLVACGSDEEDEDTTNEAEASEIEDNTGSESEEAEEEATQSIDTLSIGFVPSRDPEEIVTATEPLKDLLKEEMANLGYEIGEVDISVGTNYEAVGEALSAGTTDIGLIPGGTYVLYDDGAEVVLTATRAGLNNDSDDASDWNENKPTEASDEQVTYYRALMIAGPSEKGQELADKVNSGEELTAEDVESANWAVMSSSSPAGYIYPALWLKDNFDLTIADLPNKAQVDSYGSAFARMAAEQIDVMVTYADARRDNEEAWESEFDREVNIWDETNVIGVTSGIYNDTISVSKNSEKMDEDLKSAIQQAFMNIAKTEEGKEVISIYNHEGYQEATDADYDKEREAQEMVQSLD; encoded by the coding sequence ATGTTGAAAAAGCTATGGTGTTTATTAGTGATTACATTGATCGCTTTTTTAGTAGCATGTGGTAGCGATGAAGAAGATGAAGATACAACGAATGAAGCGGAAGCTAGTGAAATAGAGGATAATACAGGATCTGAGAGCGAAGAAGCAGAGGAAGAGGCAACACAATCCATCGATACATTATCGATTGGTTTTGTACCTTCACGTGATCCAGAGGAAATTGTAACAGCAACAGAACCTTTGAAAGATTTATTGAAAGAAGAAATGGCTAATTTGGGATATGAAATTGGTGAAGTGGATATTAGTGTTGGTACCAATTATGAGGCAGTAGGTGAAGCACTTTCTGCGGGTACAACGGATATTGGACTTATTCCTGGTGGTACATATGTACTGTATGATGATGGTGCGGAAGTTGTTTTGACGGCAACTCGCGCGGGCTTGAACAATGATTCAGATGATGCGAGCGACTGGAATGAAAATAAACCTACTGAAGCAAGCGATGAACAAGTAACTTACTACCGTGCATTAATGATTGCCGGTCCTTCTGAAAAAGGACAAGAATTAGCGGATAAAGTAAACAGTGGGGAAGAGTTAACAGCTGAAGATGTAGAAAGTGCTAACTGGGCAGTGATGTCATCTTCTTCTCCAGCAGGTTATATTTATCCGGCATTATGGCTAAAAGATAACTTCGATCTTACGATTGCGGACCTGCCTAATAAAGCACAAGTAGATTCATATGGTAGTGCTTTTGCGAGAATGGCGGCAGAACAAATTGATGTGATGGTAACATATGCAGATGCTAGGCGAGATAATGAAGAAGCATGGGAATCAGAGTTCGATAGAGAAGTAAATATATGGGATGAAACAAATGTCATTGGTGTAACTTCTGGTATTTACAATGACACGATCAGTGTAAGTAAAAACTCTGAAAAAATGGATGAGGATTTAAAATCTGCTATTCAACAAGCATTTATGAATATTGCGAAAACAGAAGAAGGAAAAGAAGTTATTTCTATTTACAACCATGAAGGTTATCAGGAAGCAACAGATGCGGACTATGATAAAGAACGTGAAGCACAGGAAATGGTCCAGTCATTGGATTAA
- the phnC gene encoding phosphonate ABC transporter ATP-binding protein — MIEFTNVDKVYPNKVKALQNINLKVEKGEFVAIIGLSGAGKSTLIRCINRMHDITNGSLIVDGIEVRKLRGKEIRNFRKRIGMIFQSFNLVTRTTVLKNVLVSFVPQLPFWRKLTGIFAKDHKLKALTALDQVGILDKAYVRVDQLSGGQQQRVALARTLAQNPDVLLADEPIASLDPVTSKQVMDDFKHINQEMDMSVIMNIHHVEVALEYADRIIGVREGQIVYDGPSKEVTDEVLDHIYKGEIDEMQQEILEEGAYV, encoded by the coding sequence ATGATTGAATTTACGAATGTAGATAAAGTATATCCAAACAAGGTAAAAGCATTACAAAATATTAATTTAAAGGTTGAAAAAGGCGAATTTGTGGCGATTATAGGCTTATCAGGTGCAGGGAAGTCAACGCTTATTCGTTGTATTAATAGAATGCATGATATAACGAACGGTTCCTTGATCGTAGATGGCATAGAAGTAAGGAAGTTACGAGGGAAAGAAATTCGCAATTTTCGTAAACGAATTGGTATGATTTTTCAATCCTTCAATTTAGTGACTCGTACTACTGTATTAAAAAACGTATTGGTTTCCTTTGTGCCTCAGCTTCCTTTTTGGCGAAAGCTAACAGGCATTTTTGCAAAAGACCATAAACTAAAAGCGTTGACTGCTTTAGATCAGGTCGGTATTTTAGATAAAGCGTATGTCCGTGTTGATCAACTATCTGGAGGTCAGCAACAACGTGTCGCGTTAGCAAGGACTTTAGCGCAAAACCCGGATGTCCTTCTTGCTGATGAACCGATTGCTTCGTTAGATCCTGTTACATCCAAACAAGTAATGGATGATTTTAAGCATATTAACCAAGAGATGGATATGTCCGTAATTATGAATATTCACCATGTCGAAGTAGCGCTTGAATATGCAGATAGAATTATTGGTGTAAGGGAAGGGCAAATAGTATATGATGGCCCATCCAAAGAGGTGACAGATGAAGTATTAGACCATATTTATAAAGGTGAAATCGACGAAATGCAACAGGAAATACTCGAGGAAGGTGCCTATGTTTGA
- the phnE gene encoding phosphonate ABC transporter, permease protein PhnE, which translates to MFDKIFPPKQVVLPNGKTVSEKRSRTPFFLIIVLIATYLSIRFTNFEFSVLVKRGNEFFVIVDEMIPPKWEYLPNLWKPLMDTIKMSLLGSVLGSLVAIPAAYLAASNVIRSKTIVIIARLCLSVLRTVPTLVSALIATFIFGLGTLAGTVAIFLFTLAYVGKLLYEQIENASMDAFEAMESIGMTRIQAFRYAIFPQVLPNYLSTSLFCFEGNVRYAAILGYVGAGGIGLLLNEGLGWRDYASVGMVLFMLAITVFLIETVSEYFRKKLI; encoded by the coding sequence ATGTTTGATAAAATTTTTCCGCCAAAGCAAGTTGTATTACCTAATGGTAAGACGGTTTCGGAAAAAAGATCTCGTACACCTTTCTTTTTAATAATTGTTCTTATTGCTACCTATTTATCTATTAGGTTTACTAACTTTGAGTTTAGTGTGCTGGTGAAACGAGGGAATGAGTTTTTTGTTATTGTGGATGAAATGATTCCACCTAAGTGGGAATACCTTCCGAATTTGTGGAAACCTCTGATGGATACGATTAAGATGTCATTACTTGGTTCTGTACTAGGTTCACTTGTTGCTATTCCCGCTGCCTATCTAGCTGCTTCTAATGTCATAAGAAGCAAGACAATCGTTATAATTGCAAGATTATGCTTAAGTGTTTTGCGGACAGTGCCTACTTTAGTGTCGGCTTTAATTGCAACGTTTATTTTTGGATTAGGGACGTTAGCTGGTACGGTTGCGATATTTCTTTTTACATTGGCATATGTAGGTAAACTGTTATATGAACAAATTGAGAATGCGAGTATGGATGCCTTTGAGGCGATGGAATCAATTGGGATGACGAGAATACAGGCATTTCGCTATGCAATCTTTCCTCAAGTATTACCAAACTACTTATCAACTTCCTTATTTTGTTTTGAAGGAAATGTACGTTATGCAGCGATTCTAGGTTATGTCGGTGCTGGTGGTATCGGTTTGCTTTTGAATGAGGGACTTGGCTGGCGAGATTATGCAAGTGTCGGAATGGTATTATTCATGCTTGCTATTACTGTCTTTCTTATTGAAACTGTTAGTGAGTATTTTAGGAAAAAGTTGATATGA
- the phnE gene encoding phosphonate ABC transporter, permease protein PhnE encodes MNAIEKQLYASPRNNSYMYIITGILLVLFIWSLSAVHLENMEESGLAIAKSILFGIVTPDLDLLLNFTTQGVIYLLVETIAIAFLGTIIGTILAIPLAFLSASNVVPKPVAFLTRLLLIFIRTIPSLVYGLMFIRVTGPGPFAGVLTVALISIGMLAKLFVDAIEDLDTSIFESMTSIGCTSFEKIRYGIIPQLFAMFLSIGIYRFDMNLREASILGLVGAGGIGAPLIFAMNAYRWNEVGSILIGLVVLIFIVELWSNHSRTKLIRG; translated from the coding sequence ATGAATGCTATCGAAAAACAATTATATGCTTCACCAAGAAACAATAGCTATATGTACATCATTACCGGTATTTTACTGGTATTATTTATTTGGTCATTATCAGCTGTCCATTTGGAAAATATGGAGGAAAGTGGCTTGGCGATTGCCAAAAGTATTCTTTTCGGGATTGTGACACCGGACTTAGACTTGCTATTGAATTTCACGACGCAGGGTGTCATATATTTGTTAGTAGAAACGATTGCGATTGCCTTTTTAGGTACAATTATAGGTACAATCTTGGCAATTCCGCTCGCCTTTTTATCGGCATCTAATGTTGTACCAAAACCTGTTGCGTTTTTAACGAGGTTATTGCTGATTTTTATTCGTACGATACCTTCGTTGGTTTACGGTTTAATGTTTATTCGTGTAACAGGTCCAGGTCCATTTGCTGGAGTATTGACGGTTGCATTAATTTCTATAGGTATGCTTGCAAAGCTATTTGTTGATGCGATAGAAGATTTAGATACGAGTATCTTTGAATCTATGACATCGATTGGTTGTACCTCATTTGAGAAAATCAGGTATGGTATAATACCACAGCTTTTTGCAATGTTTTTATCAATTGGAATTTACCGGTTTGATATGAATCTGCGTGAGGCTTCTATCCTTGGGTTGGTTGGTGCTGGCGGTATTGGTGCACCTTTAATCTTCGCGATGAATGCGTACAGATGGAATGAGGTTGGTTCGATATTAATTGGACTTGTAGTGTTAATTTTTATCGTGGAGCTTTGGTCTAATCATAGCCGGACTAAATTGATTCGTGGATGA
- a CDS encoding MFS transporter → MKKTMWRYPLLLLFGIGVSNVGAWIYLIALNLIVLDRTGSPLAVSVLYILIPIATLCSNVWSGSLVDRLNKRNLMIFLDLVRALLIFSLPYMNSLILMYVLVFIINIANSIFEPASMVYMTKLIPKKDRQRFNALRNFINSSGFILGPSIAGILLMMGSPYAAIQLNALALFISAIIILLLPNLEVREENMMSMKVNIRIIKDDWRKIFSFSRSNRHITLLYILFSGITIFMAALDSLEAVFATEVLSLTESAYGFLVSIAGIGIIIGSLINALFTNSLKINHLIGFGAIFTPLGYIIFAYSQNFIWASIGFFTLTFALSFANTGFFTFYQNNVPVNIMGRFSSLLGIVEALLIILFTVTAGIFAELLEIRPIYLMGSLAFLVLGVIINIVIFDKSKKVYYERDNTDREPLRNV, encoded by the coding sequence TTGAAAAAGACGATGTGGAGATATCCATTATTACTTCTTTTTGGCATAGGTGTATCGAATGTAGGAGCTTGGATATATTTAATTGCGTTAAATTTGATTGTTTTGGATAGGACTGGATCACCATTGGCAGTCTCTGTTCTTTATATACTTATACCGATTGCCACTTTATGTTCTAATGTTTGGTCGGGAAGTTTGGTTGATAGATTAAATAAAAGGAATCTTATGATATTCTTAGATCTGGTCAGAGCATTATTAATATTTTCACTTCCGTATATGAATTCACTTATTTTAATGTATGTATTAGTTTTTATCATCAATATTGCAAATTCAATATTTGAGCCTGCATCTATGGTCTATATGACAAAGCTTATACCTAAGAAGGATCGTCAAAGGTTTAATGCATTGAGGAATTTCATCAATTCAAGTGGATTTATATTAGGACCTTCAATAGCGGGGATTCTCTTAATGATGGGGTCTCCATATGCAGCTATTCAATTAAATGCACTTGCTTTGTTTATATCTGCAATAATAATTCTCTTACTTCCTAATTTGGAAGTGAGAGAAGAAAATATGATGTCGATGAAAGTCAATATTAGAATAATTAAAGACGATTGGAGAAAGATATTTAGTTTTAGTAGATCAAACAGGCACATTACATTGCTTTATATTCTTTTTAGCGGAATCACTATATTTATGGCGGCGTTAGATTCATTAGAAGCTGTGTTTGCAACAGAAGTTCTTTCTTTAACTGAAAGTGCATATGGGTTTCTGGTGAGTATTGCGGGAATAGGGATTATTATAGGTTCACTGATTAATGCTTTATTCACCAACAGTCTAAAAATAAATCATCTTATTGGTTTTGGTGCAATTTTCACACCGCTTGGGTATATAATTTTTGCATACTCACAGAATTTTATTTGGGCATCTATTGGTTTTTTTACGTTGACATTTGCTTTATCATTCGCAAATACAGGTTTTTTTACTTTTTATCAAAACAATGTACCAGTAAATATCATGGGGAGATTTTCAAGTCTTCTAGGTATAGTAGAGGCATTGCTAATAATTTTATTTACAGTAACAGCTGGGATATTTGCTGAATTGTTAGAGATTCGCCCTATTTATTTAATGGGATCATTAGCCTTTTTAGTCTTAGGAGTTATCATTAATATAGTTATTTTTGATAAATCAAAAAAAGTCTACTATGAACGAGATAATACAGATCGGGAACCACTCCGTAATGTCTAA
- a CDS encoding putative RNA methyltransferase, producing the protein MKKIEQAAQLIDQNKSLFCCPICKGKMRVEKTSVICNSYHQFDLAKKGYINFYSKSSPKDYDKKLFEARYRVIQRGMYDKLHQKIAELIDAIDHRTANILDLGCGEGSHLQKITQQLNRSSIGMGMDIAKDGILTAAKYHQGLTWTVADLVQSPYQSGQFDILLNILSPANYQEFKRLMHTTGHVLKVIPRSAYLQEIREQVMEEEQQVYTNADVLEHFKQHFENLEIHTLQYQWRVPADVLDDLWYMTPLTWGKEMEQPIERITIDLDIIIAQKKLHKAV; encoded by the coding sequence ATGAAGAAAATCGAGCAAGCGGCGCAACTGATAGACCAAAATAAATCTCTTTTTTGTTGCCCTATTTGCAAGGGAAAGATGCGGGTGGAGAAAACTTCTGTAATTTGCAACTCATATCACCAATTTGATTTAGCGAAAAAAGGCTATATCAACTTTTATTCAAAATCATCTCCAAAGGACTATGATAAAAAATTGTTCGAAGCTAGATATCGAGTTATTCAAAGGGGCATGTATGATAAGTTACATCAGAAAATTGCCGAATTAATTGATGCAATCGATCATCGTACTGCAAACATCCTCGATTTGGGCTGTGGAGAAGGTTCCCACCTTCAAAAAATCACCCAACAATTGAATCGTTCTTCGATTGGAATGGGGATGGATATTGCTAAGGATGGGATATTAACAGCGGCTAAATATCATCAAGGGCTGACCTGGACAGTTGCTGACTTAGTACAAAGTCCCTATCAATCTGGCCAATTTGATATTCTCTTAAATATTTTATCTCCCGCAAATTATCAGGAATTTAAGAGACTGATGCATACAACAGGACATGTATTGAAAGTAATCCCCAGAAGCGCTTATTTACAAGAGATAAGAGAACAGGTTATGGAAGAGGAGCAGCAAGTTTATACAAACGCTGACGTGCTAGAGCATTTTAAGCAACATTTTGAGAACTTGGAAATTCATACCTTACAATATCAATGGAGAGTACCAGCGGATGTTCTCGATGATCTATGGTATATGACTCCCTTAACCTGGGGGAAAGAAATGGAACAACCGATAGAGAGAATTACAATTGACCTTGATATTATCATAGCTCAAAAAAAGTTACACAAAGCAGTGTAA
- a CDS encoding substrate-binding domain-containing protein, whose protein sequence is MKKLLFAYIVLIGLFVLYVYQYQTSETTNNEWSEHELRGTIDETYVMVTFQTGIDYWKRPLKGFEDAAEALNVSVEYRGATQYDVNEEITVLEQVIAKNPSGIAVSTMDPEALNPVINKAVDSGIPVVMFDADAPNSKAYAFLGTNNHYAGVTAAHKMAELLNESGKVGVVTHPNQLNHQERTQGFRETIENEYPDMTVVDVKDGRGDQMISKEVSEELMREYPDIQGIFASEANGGVGVGKAVLDQQKKGDLHIISFDTDKGTLDMIDEGVISATLAQGTLEMGYWSLQFLFHLQHNLAGDLEGETNLPRYVDTGITVVTKDDVSDYYPLD, encoded by the coding sequence ATGAAGAAGTTGTTGTTTGCTTATATTGTCTTAATTGGATTATTTGTTTTATATGTATATCAATATCAAACGAGTGAAACGACGAATAACGAATGGTCTGAACATGAGTTGAGGGGTACAATTGATGAAACATATGTAATGGTAACGTTTCAGACTGGTATTGATTATTGGAAAAGGCCGCTAAAAGGTTTTGAAGACGCAGCCGAAGCTCTGAATGTTTCTGTAGAATATCGAGGTGCGACACAATATGATGTGAATGAAGAAATTACAGTGTTAGAACAAGTCATTGCGAAAAATCCTTCAGGAATCGCGGTTTCGACCATGGATCCTGAAGCATTAAACCCTGTCATTAATAAAGCAGTAGATTCTGGGATTCCTGTTGTGATGTTTGATGCGGATGCACCGAATAGTAAAGCATATGCATTTTTAGGAACGAATAATCATTATGCTGGTGTTACAGCAGCACACAAAATGGCGGAATTATTAAACGAATCAGGTAAAGTAGGTGTAGTAACACATCCTAATCAACTAAACCACCAAGAGCGGACACAAGGTTTTCGAGAGACTATTGAGAATGAGTACCCAGATATGACAGTGGTTGATGTAAAAGATGGACGTGGGGATCAGATGATTTCCAAAGAAGTGTCTGAAGAATTAATGAGAGAATATCCAGATATTCAAGGTATTTTTGCATCAGAGGCTAATGGTGGCGTTGGAGTAGGTAAGGCAGTATTAGACCAACAGAAAAAGGGTGACCTGCATATCATTAGCTTTGACACAGATAAAGGAACACTAGATATGATTGATGAAGGTGTTATTTCAGCGACGCTTGCACAAGGCACTTTGGAAATGGGATATTGGTCCTTACAGTTTCTTTTTCATCTTCAACATAATTTAGCAGGCGATTTAGAAGGAGAAACGAATCTACCCCGTTATGTTGATACAGGTATTACAGTTGTAACAAAAGACGATGTTAGTGATTACTACCCTCTTGATTAA
- a CDS encoding cache domain-containing sensor histidine kinase — protein MKRWTQINNMPIRYKLISHFLLISILPIFCLALLISWTVERVMEEQVNDNTLQLIDKVNESFEFYISNLQSYTYMIANNEDVEQFLGGNENNPSALSDNKYDIQRYLRNFTTVSPEVAGIMVVNNEGDYVSNELYAPSIMDLTEASWYQEAIENNGIFKIIGRPDGRRLNSIVDYTNDDVVTVVRAVIDPFTEQVHGVVLIDLKLRVIAETVKDVTLGKSGYLMVLDDDGQNIYQPNQPIVSQIPFKWISEQQSGDFSKTIKGEKIQFIYQRSPFANWVTVGVFPAEETIFGLREINFYLVMFIFIIMFFGIPVSYFLSHSISKPIVQLVSFMKKVEGGDFKVRYKEKRFDEIGLLGRSFNTMLTKLNDLMHLTERQERQKRDAEFRSLQANINPHFLYNTLDTIQWMARKQKADDVAEVVESLAKLFRIGLSKGRDVISLSEEIDHIESYLKIQKTRYREKLNYEIKVDESIKNKAILKFILQPIIENAIYHGIKERRGVGHINIEANPLNQHILIQISDDGKGMTPQQLSDMREALEESVNLTENPEETRNKKGYGMLNVQARIQLTHGSNYGMTIDSYENVGTTVKILLPNMNKSDEEREK, from the coding sequence GTGAAGCGCTGGACACAAATAAATAATATGCCAATTCGCTATAAATTAATTTCACACTTTTTATTGATTAGTATATTGCCAATTTTTTGTTTAGCTTTGTTAATCAGTTGGACGGTGGAGCGTGTAATGGAAGAGCAAGTCAATGATAATACACTTCAACTTATTGACAAAGTGAATGAATCTTTTGAGTTCTACATCAGTAATTTGCAAAGTTATACCTATATGATTGCGAATAATGAAGATGTGGAACAATTTCTAGGTGGAAATGAAAATAATCCATCTGCTCTATCTGATAATAAATATGACATTCAACGGTATTTGCGTAATTTCACAACTGTATCACCAGAAGTGGCAGGAATAATGGTAGTGAACAATGAAGGTGATTATGTTAGTAATGAACTGTATGCCCCGTCTATTATGGATTTAACAGAAGCATCCTGGTATCAAGAAGCTATAGAAAATAATGGTATTTTTAAAATCATCGGACGACCTGATGGGAGAAGGTTGAATTCTATAGTTGATTATACTAACGATGATGTGGTGACGGTTGTAAGAGCAGTGATAGATCCTTTTACTGAGCAAGTTCACGGTGTTGTATTAATAGACTTGAAACTAAGAGTAATAGCCGAAACGGTAAAGGATGTGACACTAGGAAAAAGCGGATATTTAATGGTGCTTGATGATGACGGTCAAAACATCTATCAACCTAACCAGCCGATTGTAAGTCAAATACCTTTTAAATGGATTAGTGAACAACAATCAGGTGATTTCTCTAAAACGATCAAAGGGGAGAAAATTCAATTTATTTATCAACGATCTCCTTTTGCCAATTGGGTTACGGTTGGTGTTTTCCCTGCGGAGGAAACTATCTTTGGTTTGCGTGAAATTAATTTTTACTTAGTAATGTTTATTTTTATCATTATGTTCTTTGGTATTCCGGTATCATACTTTCTATCTCATTCGATCTCCAAACCAATTGTACAACTAGTATCTTTTATGAAGAAGGTAGAAGGCGGAGATTTTAAGGTTAGATACAAGGAGAAAAGATTTGATGAGATTGGGCTATTAGGAAGAAGCTTTAATACGATGTTAACGAAGCTTAATGATTTAATGCACCTGACAGAAAGACAGGAGAGACAAAAAAGAGATGCAGAGTTTCGTAGTTTACAAGCGAATATTAATCCGCATTTTCTCTATAATACACTTGATACGATACAATGGATGGCAAGGAAACAAAAAGCAGATGATGTGGCAGAGGTAGTAGAATCGTTGGCGAAGCTTTTTCGAATTGGGTTGAGTAAGGGGCGCGATGTCATTTCATTATCTGAAGAAATCGATCATATAGAAAGCTATTTAAAAATACAAAAAACAAGATATCGTGAAAAGCTAAATTATGAAATTAAAGTGGATGAGTCCATTAAAAATAAAGCAATATTAAAATTTATTCTTCAACCAATTATCGAAAATGCAATCTATCATGGAATTAAAGAACGACGAGGGGTAGGACATATTAATATAGAGGCGAACCCATTGAATCAACATATACTGATTCAAATCAGTGACGATGGAAAAGGAATGACTCCACAACAATTGAGTGACATGAGAGAAGCTTTGGAAGAATCCGTTAACCTCACAGAAAATCCGGAAGAAACAAGGAATAAAAAAGGTTACGGGATGCTGAATGTTCAAGCAAGAATTCAGTTAACACATGGATCAAATTATGGTATGACAATAGATAGCTATGAAAATGTCGGGACAACGGTTAAGATCTTATTGCCAAATATGAACAAGAGTGATGAGGAGAGGGAGAAGTGA